From the Paenibacillus sp. MMS20-IR301 genome, the window AGCTTCGTCCGGATGCTTTGTTTTGGCGGAGGCACCGATACCAAGTGATCCGGTCCATGTAGCGGATACGCCGGTGGAGCCCGCAGGGTAAGGCATCAGATCATAATCGAAAGGAAGGGTTTCATAAGTGCTCATATCCCATGGTCCTACAGGGAAGAAGGCCATTTCGCCTTTCATCCAGCGCTGGTAGGTATCCAGTGTCTGCGCTTGTTCAGTGGACGGCGTAATACCGTATTTAAGCTGCATGTCCACGAAGAATTGCAGAGCTTCAACGAATTTTGGATCATCAATCGTTACTTTTGTTTTGGTAGCATCGAGCCAGTCCGCACCGTTACTCCATACAAAGGAAGGCAATGCCCACTGTACGTTGAAACCTGCACCGAATTGATCCAGCTTGCCGTCGTTGTCTTTATCGATCGTCAGCTGCTGGGCCACTTTGATGAATTCATCCCAGGTGTAAGGCTTGTCCTTGTCAGGAAGCGGGATTCCCGCTGCTTCAAACATAGTCTTATTGTATCCGAGCGCGAAAGGACCAACGTCTTTAGGCATACCGTACAGGTTACCCTGTCCGGCCATAGTGCCGTCATAACGGTACAGGTCAACGCCGTATTTCCAGATGTTGTTCAAGTCAATATTGGTATTGCCTTCAACATAGCTCGTCAGGTCCAGCAGCACACCGCTGTTCACATAAGCCTTCAGATCACCAGATTCGAAGTAGAATACGTCAGGCACGCTGTTACCGGTAATCGAAGCTTTCAGCTTGGTTGCATATTGGTCAGCCGCAGTCACAACAATCTTAACCTTTACGTTAGGGTGATCGGCTTCAAATTGTTTAACTACGCCTTCATAAGCTTTTTGCTCATCGGTTCCCCCACGGAACATGAACGTAAGGTTTTTAGTTTCTTTTGAATCGTTTTTGCCGGCATTCGCAGTGGCTTCACCGCCGCTGTTGCTCCCGGATGATGCATTGTTGTTCCCGCCGCAGCCTGCAAGTATAACCGATACCATTAGAACCAACGACAGCAGTGTAAACCAGCCCTTTTTCTTTAACACTGTAACCCCTCCTAGGATTTGCTGAACAAGTATAATGCTGATAATACTATATAGAAGAACTAAAGCAGCCCGGTCCGGGCAGGCCAGTTCAAGCTATCCAATCTTATTGCTTGCCAAGTCTGATTACATTCCACGATGCCTTCGGCAGAAGCGTCTCCAAATAACCGTCCCTGCATACCGTACCGTTAGCCAGTTCAGGCTGTACCTTTTGCTCAGCAGGCGTGTTCACAGCCTTCAGATCATCATGCTTCAGGACGATATGTTCAATCAGCTTGTACCCCTCGAAGCCCCGGACATCTGCTCGCAGCTGCAGGCCTTCCTCCAAATGGCGGTTCACCGCAAAAATAGTCAGCTCATCCTGCTCCTCGTTATAGACAATCGCACTGTCGAGATAAGGAACATCGGTATAATCCTGCGCATCATATTTCGGTGAATTCACAATCGGCTGAAGCGAAACCCCGCGGCCGTATTTGGAAGCATGCAGATAAGGATAAAAGATTGTCTGCTTCCACGCGGCGCCGCCTGCTTCGGTCATAATCGGCGCGATCACGTTAACGAGCTGGGCCAGGCAGGCCATCTTCACCCGGTCAGCATGCCGGAGGAAAGTAATCAGCATACTTCCGATCAGAAGGGCATCCTCGAAGTTGTAATGATCCTCAAGCTGCGGCGGGCCAACCGACCACGGCTCAATCTTCGCGTCTGATTCGTTCGAGTGATACCATACATTCCATTCATCGAAGCTGAGATACATCGTCTTCTTGCTGCGCTTCTTCGCCTTGATGTAATCGCAGGTCGCAGTGACAGTCCGGATGAAATGCTCCAGATCCATGCTACGTGCCAGGAAATTCGCTGTATCGTTGTCACGGTTGCCATAGTACTGGTGCAGCGATACATAATCCGCTACGTCATACGTATGATCCAGAGTAACCGCTTCCCATTCCGGGAAGGTCGGCATTGCTGAGCTGGAGCTTCCGCAGGAGACAAGCTCGATATCCGGATCAACCAGACGCATTACTTTGCCGGTCTCATATGCCAGTCTTCCATATTCCGCTGCTGTCTTCTGGCCGATCTGCCACGGGCCGTCCATTTCATTGCCAAGGCACCAGGTCTTGATCTTATGAGGCTGTGCTACACCGTGACTGCGCCGCAGATCACTCCAATAGGTGCCACCCGGATGATTGCAGTATTCCAGAAGATTACGTGCCGCATCCACACCGCGGGTTCCGAGATTGACGGCCATCATGACCTCCGAACCGACTTCTCTGGCCCAGTTCATGAATTCATTGGTGCCTACCTCATTAGGCTCAACGGTCCGCCAGGCCAGTTCAAGGCGTCTTGGACGCTGCGCTGCCGGGCCTACACCATCTTCCCAGTTGTATCCGGATACAAAGTTTCCCCCGGGATA encodes:
- a CDS encoding sugar ABC transporter substrate-binding protein; its protein translation is MLKKKGWFTLLSLVLMVSVILAGCGGNNNASSGSNSGGEATANAGKNDSKETKNLTFMFRGGTDEQKAYEGVVKQFEADHPNVKVKIVVTAADQYATKLKASITGNSVPDVFYFESGDLKAYVNSGVLLDLTSYVEGNTNIDLNNIWKYGVDLYRYDGTMAGQGNLYGMPKDVGPFALGYNKTMFEAAGIPLPDKDKPYTWDEFIKVAQQLTIDKDNDGKLDQFGAGFNVQWALPSFVWSNGADWLDATKTKVTIDDPKFVEALQFFVDMQLKYGITPSTEQAQTLDTYQRWMKGEMAFFPVGPWDMSTYETLPFDYDLMPYPAGSTGVSATWTGSLGIGASAKTKHPDEAVELINYLTASKEGMEALVKAKVQIPNLIDMANEWAADTTTKPANKEEFLQVVNEYGRVLPGHYTYNAEWYNLFYTDIQPVLDGKVTPEEYVKSEQPKMQKLLDKAVEQEAKSKK
- a CDS encoding alpha-N-arabinofuranosidase, which produces MKSVVVILSSGGLRATLIADKAFVIAEVDKRIYGSFIEHLGRAVYGGIYEPGHRTAGASGFREDVKSLVKELDVPIIRYPGGNFVSGYNWEDGVGPAAQRPRRLELAWRTVEPNEVGTNEFMNWAREVGSEVMMAVNLGTRGVDAARNLLEYCNHPGGTYWSDLRRSHGVAQPHKIKTWCLGNEMDGPWQIGQKTAAEYGRLAYETGKVMRLVDPDIELVSCGSSSSAMPTFPEWEAVTLDHTYDVADYVSLHQYYGNRDNDTANFLARSMDLEHFIRTVTATCDYIKAKKRSKKTMYLSFDEWNVWYHSNESDAKIEPWSVGPPQLEDHYNFEDALLIGSMLITFLRHADRVKMACLAQLVNVIAPIMTEAGGAAWKQTIFYPYLHASKYGRGVSLQPIVNSPKYDAQDYTDVPYLDSAIVYNEEQDELTIFAVNRHLEEGLQLRADVRGFEGYKLIEHIVLKHDDLKAVNTPAEQKVQPELANGTVCRDGYLETLLPKASWNVIRLGKQ